In one Gemmatimonadota bacterium genomic region, the following are encoded:
- a CDS encoding heavy metal translocating P-type ATPase translates to MSSPAARLPLAVLASLVVGAIVRIFDATLADRVWLVALVLTGAPVTWKTLRGLFGGHFAADVVAMLAIVTAVVLRQPIAGLVIVLMQTGGELLDAYAEGRASDAVRELERAAPRVAHRVRGETTEDIEADAIVPGDLLLVRPGEMVACDGIIADGASHIDVARLTGEPSPEFVTAGSVVRSGSVNQESAFRLRATAPARDSLYARIVELVRSAQAEKSPIQRLADRYAIWFTPITIIACALAWFLSGDALRVLAVLVVATPCPLILATPVAIISGINRAARHQIIVRTGSALEQIGSVDAAVFDKTGTLTIGYPELSEVRPADGFDEATLLSLTAGVEHASGHLLARTTVLAAQARGLRVPEARDSVETPGRGISGTVDGRKVSVGSLRYVAATQPSAASGLAALHEEGAGLRAYVAIDGAAAGELRYADHAREGLPAFFARLKTFGVNRTVLLSGDHEKNVAEIARTLGITEARGDMLPDQKVAVVKELLAAGHKVLMTGDGTNDAPALSAATVGIALAAHGGGITAEAADIVLLADDVTRVADAIAIGRRATHIARQSIFAGLLLSGAAMVAAALGYIPPTVGALLQEAIDIAVILNALRAGTGPASEIP, encoded by the coding sequence GTGTCGTCACCTGCCGCGCGGTTGCCATTGGCGGTACTCGCCTCCCTCGTGGTGGGAGCCATCGTTCGGATCTTTGACGCCACGCTCGCGGACCGCGTCTGGCTGGTAGCGCTCGTGCTCACGGGGGCGCCCGTCACGTGGAAAACGCTGCGCGGCTTGTTCGGTGGTCACTTTGCGGCCGATGTCGTGGCGATGCTTGCGATCGTCACGGCGGTGGTGCTGCGCCAGCCGATTGCCGGCCTCGTCATTGTCCTCATGCAAACGGGTGGCGAGTTGCTCGACGCCTACGCCGAAGGCCGCGCCTCCGATGCGGTGCGTGAGTTGGAACGCGCCGCGCCGCGTGTGGCGCATCGCGTGCGCGGAGAGACCACCGAAGACATTGAAGCGGACGCCATCGTCCCTGGCGATCTGCTCCTCGTGCGTCCCGGCGAAATGGTCGCGTGCGACGGCATCATTGCCGACGGCGCGTCGCACATCGACGTCGCGCGCCTCACCGGCGAACCGTCGCCGGAATTTGTGACCGCCGGTTCCGTGGTGCGCTCCGGCTCGGTCAATCAGGAATCGGCATTTCGTCTGCGCGCCACGGCTCCCGCACGCGACAGTCTGTACGCGCGCATTGTGGAACTCGTGCGGAGCGCCCAGGCAGAAAAATCGCCCATCCAGCGCCTCGCCGACCGCTACGCCATTTGGTTCACGCCGATCACCATCATCGCGTGCGCGCTTGCCTGGTTCCTCTCCGGCGATGCGTTGCGCGTGCTCGCCGTCCTCGTGGTGGCCACGCCGTGCCCGCTGATTCTCGCCACGCCGGTCGCGATCATCAGTGGTATCAACCGCGCGGCACGGCACCAGATCATTGTGCGCACGGGGAGCGCGCTGGAGCAAATCGGCTCGGTGGATGCGGCGGTCTTCGACAAAACCGGCACGCTGACCATCGGCTACCCAGAGCTCTCCGAGGTCCGCCCTGCCGACGGCTTTGACGAGGCCACCCTGCTCTCACTGACCGCCGGTGTGGAGCATGCGAGTGGGCATCTCTTGGCGCGCACCACGGTGTTGGCGGCGCAGGCGCGCGGGTTGCGGGTGCCTGAGGCGCGTGACTCTGTAGAGACGCCCGGCCGCGGAATTTCCGGCACCGTTGATGGGCGCAAAGTATCGGTGGGTTCGCTGCGCTACGTGGCTGCCACCCAACCCTCCGCCGCGTCCGGATTGGCGGCGCTGCACGAAGAGGGCGCTGGTCTCCGCGCGTATGTCGCGATCGATGGTGCGGCAGCGGGCGAACTTCGCTACGCCGACCACGCGCGCGAAGGGCTCCCCGCCTTTTTCGCGCGGCTCAAAACGTTTGGCGTGAACCGAACCGTGTTGCTCTCCGGCGACCACGAAAAGAACGTCGCAGAGATCGCCCGTACCCTCGGCATTACCGAAGCACGCGGCGACATGCTCCCTGACCAAAAAGTGGCCGTGGTGAAGGAGTTGCTCGCCGCCGGGCACAAAGTGTTGATGACCGGCGACGGCACCAACGACGCCCCCGCGCTCAGCGCCGCCACAGTTGGCATTGCCCTCGCGGCGCACGGTGGCGGCATCACAGCAGAAGCCGCCGACATCGTGCTACTCGCGGACGACGTCACACGCGTGGCCGACGCCATCGCGATCGGCCGGCGCGCCACACATATCGCGCGGCAAAGCATCTTCGCGGGACTCCTGCTGAGCGGCGCGGCGATGGTCGCGGCCGCGCTGGGGTACATCCCGCCGACCGTCGGAGCGCTCTTGCAGGAGGCCATCGACATCGCGGTCATCCTCAACGCTCTCCGAGCAGGAACTGGACCGGCGTCAGAGATTCCCTGA
- a CDS encoding peptidylprolyl isomerase, with product MTKTATFETNIGTIVAELYETDAPIAAANFEKLANAGFYDGLKFHRVIPEFVVQGGCPNTGKDPKGPPGTGSPGWTIKCETKGNPRTHTVGALSMAHAGKDTGGSQFFMVLSEDNTRHLNGVHTVFGQITSGLDVMKKIKQNDSMTTVRVA from the coding sequence ATGACCAAGACTGCGACGTTCGAAACCAACATCGGCACCATCGTGGCCGAACTCTACGAGACGGACGCCCCGATCGCGGCCGCCAATTTTGAGAAACTCGCCAACGCGGGCTTCTACGACGGACTCAAGTTCCATCGCGTCATCCCTGAGTTCGTAGTGCAGGGTGGCTGCCCGAATACCGGCAAGGACCCCAAGGGCCCGCCGGGCACCGGCAGCCCAGGCTGGACCATCAAGTGCGAAACCAAGGGGAATCCGCGCACGCATACGGTGGGCGCGCTCTCGATGGCGCACGCCGGCAAGGACACGGGCGGAAGCCAGTTCTTTATGGTGTTGAGCGAAGACAACACGCGGCACCTCAATGGCGTGCATACGGTGTTCGGTCAGATCACCAGCGGCCTCGATGTGATGAAGAAGATCAAACAGAACGATTCCATGACGACGGTACGCGTCGCCTAA
- the nth gene encoding endonuclease III, which produces MGAAALFSHAAEIERRLLVEYPDAHCELDFATPLQLLEATILSAQCTDKRVNMVTPELFKRYPTAAALADAEMEELEEVIRSTGFYRNKAKSLVGMAQALVDDHGGEVPRTMAELIKLPGVGRKTANVILGNAFGINEGIVVDTHVARLAARFGFTDETDPVKVEKALLPLFPKDSWTKFSHLLIWHGRRTCDARKPRCESCSLRDICPSADV; this is translated from the coding sequence ATGGGCGCCGCCGCGCTGTTCTCGCACGCGGCAGAAATCGAACGGCGATTGCTCGTGGAGTACCCCGACGCGCACTGCGAACTCGACTTCGCCACGCCGCTGCAACTGCTCGAGGCCACCATCCTGAGCGCGCAATGCACGGATAAGCGCGTCAACATGGTCACCCCCGAGCTGTTCAAGCGATATCCGACCGCGGCGGCGCTCGCCGACGCCGAGATGGAAGAGCTTGAAGAGGTCATTCGCAGTACGGGCTTCTACCGGAACAAAGCCAAGAGCCTTGTGGGCATGGCGCAGGCGCTGGTGGACGATCACGGTGGCGAGGTTCCGCGCACGATGGCGGAACTCATCAAGCTGCCCGGTGTGGGGCGCAAGACCGCAAACGTTATTCTCGGCAATGCCTTCGGCATCAACGAAGGGATCGTTGTGGACACGCACGTGGCACGGCTCGCCGCGCGCTTTGGATTCACCGACGAAACCGATCCAGTAAAAGTGGAGAAGGCGCTGCTTCCCTTGTTCCCTAAAGATTCGTGGACGAAGTTTTCGCACTTACTCATCTGGCACGGCCGCCGCACCTGCGACGCCCGCAAGCCCCGCTGCGAGTCGTGCTCGCTCCGCGACATCTGCCCGTCTGCGGACGTGTGA
- a CDS encoding PHP domain-containing protein: MAELHALLELQGVDTHTPDVSQAVAELERDGECTLLDRLRESTPEGLFEMLRIPGLGPSRIRRLHEGLGIDSLQGLEAAARDGRLARLPRFGSAMAEQILRGISGLRETGTAFLLPHASAEAERLLAMVRALPAVERAAVAGAVRRRCEVVRDLDIVAECVGDPSAAAAQFARGDAVRSSLGNGTPRVTIRFNDGTRLNLHCVPAREFVVALWRATGNEAHVASVVTHAAAMGFRLGDVLTDALGSTVPLADEPALYTTIGLAYVPPEMREGLGETNAAASRTLPTLVTLADLRGVLHCHSQYSDGGTTIAELADDAKRRGWSYIGISDHSQSAFYTGGLTRESIDRQHAEIDELNARLDGMRVLKGIEADILPSGDVDYPTDVTDGFDYVIASVHSRFGMNEEQMTERVLKALDDPRVTILGHPTGRLLLTREAYPIDMQAVLAKAGADGVAVELNADPHRLDLDWRLCRDARRHGVRIEIGPDAHSRQGLDHAALGVDIARKGWLTARDILNAGDADAVLDFSRTRRARAVAAH, from the coding sequence GTGGCCGAGCTCCACGCCCTGCTCGAACTGCAGGGCGTTGACACGCACACCCCCGACGTCAGCCAAGCCGTTGCCGAACTGGAACGCGACGGCGAGTGCACCCTGCTCGACCGACTGCGTGAGTCCACGCCCGAAGGGCTCTTTGAGATGCTACGGATTCCAGGGCTCGGCCCGTCGCGCATCCGTCGGCTGCACGAAGGGCTCGGCATCGACTCCTTACAAGGACTCGAAGCGGCCGCCCGCGACGGCCGCCTCGCGAGGCTCCCACGGTTTGGCAGCGCGATGGCCGAGCAGATTCTTCGCGGCATCAGCGGATTACGCGAGACCGGCACCGCGTTTCTGCTCCCCCACGCCAGCGCCGAAGCCGAACGCCTGTTGGCGATGGTGCGCGCCCTTCCCGCAGTGGAACGCGCGGCCGTGGCCGGCGCCGTCCGACGGCGCTGCGAAGTCGTGCGCGACCTCGACATCGTCGCCGAGTGCGTCGGCGATCCGAGTGCCGCGGCCGCGCAGTTCGCCCGTGGCGACGCCGTGCGGTCATCGCTTGGCAACGGCACACCACGCGTCACCATCCGGTTCAACGACGGCACGCGGCTCAACCTCCACTGCGTTCCGGCTCGTGAATTCGTAGTGGCACTCTGGCGCGCCACGGGCAACGAAGCGCACGTGGCCTCGGTCGTCACCCACGCCGCGGCAATGGGGTTCCGCCTCGGCGACGTGCTCACGGATGCGCTCGGCAGCACCGTACCACTCGCCGATGAGCCAGCGCTCTACACCACCATTGGCCTCGCCTATGTTCCGCCCGAAATGCGCGAGGGACTCGGCGAAACCAATGCGGCGGCGTCACGCACGCTGCCCACGCTCGTTACGCTCGCCGACCTGCGCGGCGTGCTGCATTGCCATTCGCAATACTCCGATGGCGGCACGACGATCGCCGAACTCGCCGACGACGCCAAGCGCCGCGGCTGGTCATACATCGGCATCAGCGACCACTCGCAGTCGGCGTTTTACACGGGCGGCCTCACGCGCGAGTCTATTGATCGCCAGCACGCGGAAATTGACGAACTCAACGCACGCCTCGACGGCATGCGCGTATTGAAAGGGATCGAAGCGGACATTCTTCCCTCGGGCGATGTGGACTACCCCACCGATGTGACCGACGGATTTGATTACGTCATTGCGTCGGTGCATTCGCGATTCGGGATGAACGAAGAGCAGATGACCGAACGCGTGCTCAAAGCGCTCGACGATCCCCGCGTGACCATCCTCGGGCATCCCACGGGCCGACTCTTGCTCACACGCGAGGCGTACCCCATCGACATGCAGGCGGTACTCGCCAAAGCCGGTGCCGACGGTGTGGCCGTGGAGCTCAACGCCGACCCGCATCGTCTCGACCTCGACTGGCGCCTCTGCCGCGACGCACGCCGCCATGGCGTGCGCATTGAAATCGGCCCCGACGCACACTCGCGCCAAGGCCTCGACCACGCCGCACTCGGCGTGGACATCGCCCGCAAGGGATGGCTGACCGCCCGCGACATTCTCAACGCCGGTGACGCCGACGCCGTGCTCGATTTTTCTCGCACCCGCCGCGCTCGCGCGGTGGCCGCGCACTAA
- a CDS encoding alpha/beta hydrolase, with amino-acid sequence MSPAAIPEPRIHGFTQHTDTPLYWCRYGSAGAPPIVVLHGGPGAHHDYLLPQLLDLADTFDLLFYDQRGGGQSKTDDRTPITWQTHVADLAAVLTELEPATPTILGYSWGGMLALLYAVEAAAGRVTPAPSRLALVDPAPLSRQWRSEFEAEFARRQTSSEVQTLRSALAASGLRESDPVAYRQRTFELSVAGYFADPRRATDLTPFRVTGRVQQSVWESLGEFDLIPALATVPIDVQIVHGRQDPIPLASSEAAARALGAELVVLEDCGHVPYVEARSSLMTALRRFLRRPDAV; translated from the coding sequence ATGTCTCCCGCCGCCATTCCCGAACCTCGCATCCACGGCTTTACGCAGCACACCGACACGCCGCTTTATTGGTGCCGCTACGGCAGCGCCGGCGCGCCGCCCATCGTCGTACTGCACGGCGGCCCCGGAGCGCACCACGATTACCTGCTCCCGCAGCTGCTCGACCTCGCCGACACCTTTGACCTGCTCTTTTACGATCAGCGCGGAGGGGGCCAGTCCAAGACCGACGATCGCACCCCCATCACCTGGCAGACGCACGTGGCGGACCTCGCCGCTGTGCTCACAGAGCTCGAGCCCGCGACGCCGACGATCCTCGGTTATTCCTGGGGCGGGATGCTCGCGCTTCTCTACGCCGTGGAGGCAGCTGCCGGGCGGGTGACCCCCGCCCCCTCGCGACTCGCCCTCGTTGACCCCGCTCCGCTCTCCCGACAGTGGCGGTCCGAGTTCGAAGCCGAATTTGCGCGCCGCCAGACGAGCAGCGAAGTACAGACCCTGCGCAGCGCCCTCGCCGCCTCCGGACTCCGCGAAAGCGACCCCGTGGCGTATCGCCAGCGCACCTTCGAACTCAGTGTGGCCGGCTACTTTGCCGACCCCCGACGCGCCACTGACCTTACTCCATTTCGAGTCACCGGGCGGGTCCAGCAATCGGTGTGGGAAAGCCTTGGGGAGTTTGACCTCATTCCCGCCCTCGCCACCGTGCCCATCGACGTCCAAATTGTCCACGGACGGCAGGATCCGATCCCGCTCGCGTCCTCCGAAGCGGCGGCCCGCGCCCTTGGGGCGGAGCTGGTGGTGCTGGAGGACTGCGGCCACGTACCGTATGTTGAAGCACGTAGCTCCCTGATGACCGCGCTGAGGCGGTTCCTCCGGCGACCGGATGCCGTCTAA